The genomic window AGCGGACGCAGAGCGAGACAGATCCGCTCTCGCGAGGCACGTTCACCGGGCAGAACCAGCCTCGGACGCCCGCATCTCTCTCAATTTACGGAGGTCGAGGGCGCAGGGTGCCGTCACGGCCGCGACGGTGCGAGGATGACCGCATGATCGTCGCCTTCTCCGTCTCGCCCAGCGGCGGTCCGTCCGCCGGATCGCTCGACCCCGAGGCGCACGGCGACTCGGTGCACGAGGCGGTGGCCGCGGCCGTCGCGGTGGTGCGCGCGTCCGGGCTGCCGAACCGCACCTCCTCGATGTTCACCGAGGTCGAGGGGGAGTGGGACGAGGTCATGGACGTCGTCAAGCGAGCGACGGAGGCGGTGGGCCGGTACGGCACTCGCGTCTCGTTGGTGCTCAAGGCCGACATCCGCCCTGGCCGCACCGGCGAGCTGGACGGCAAGGTCGAGCGGCTGGAGCAGGCGCTCGGCGAGCAGGGCTGAGCTTCCCGGCCTGTCGACGGGCACGTGCCTGACCGGTGCAGAGGCTGTTGTCGCGCCTCCTGAGGTCGTAAGATCATGGGGGTCCTGTCGAATCGATTCGAACGACAGGCTCCTCACGAACGGGCCCCACGCCCGTCGCGCACCAGCCAGCTCGACGGAGAGTCCCTGGATCCCAGCCCACCCCTCCGACCTCGAAGGCAGCCGCCCGTGATCGTCCTCACCACTCGTCGCAAGACACTCGCCCTGATCGCCCTCGCGCTCGGCGGGTTCGGAATCGGCTCGACCGAGTTCGTCGCCATGGGCCTGCTGCCGAACATCGCGCAGGACCTGCTGCCGGGCCTCTACGCCCGGTCGTCCGACGAGGGCATCGCCCAGGCGGGCTGGCTCGTCAGCGCCTACGCTCTCGGCGTCGTCGTCGGCGCGCCGACCATCGCGGCGATGTCGTCCCACCTGCCGAAGAAGAAGCTGCTGATGGGGCTCCTCGCCCTGTTCGTCGTCGGCACGCTGCTGTCGGCCGTGCTGCCGACCTTCGGCTGGGTGCTCGGGGCGCGGTTCTTCGCGGGGCTGCCGCACGGCGCCTACTTCGGCATCGCCTCCATCGTGGCGGCCACCATCATGGGCCCCGGCAACCGGGGCAAGGGCGTCGCCCTCGTGCTCAGCGGGCTGACGATCGCGAACGTGGTCGGCGTCCCGTCCATCACGGCCCTCGGCCAGGCGCAGGGCTGGCGCGCGGCCTACCTCGCCGTCGCCGCGATCTTCGCGCTCACCTTCTTGGCCGTCGCGCTCGCCGTGCCGCGGATGGAGGGCGACTCCTCAGCGTCGATGCGTCGCGAGCTCAGTGCTTTCAAGAAGCCCCAGGTGTGGCTGGTCATGGGCATCGGCGCCATCGGCTTCGGCGGGTTCTTCGCGGTCTACAGCTACATCGCGAACGCGGTGACCGAGGGCACGGGCGTCGGCGAGGGCGTCGTGCCGTGGGTGCTCGTCGGGGTCGGCGTGGGCATGACGATCGGCAACGTGATCGGCGGCTGGGCGAGCGACAAGAACCTCAAGGCCGCGCTCACCGTCGGGTTCATCGGGCTGATCACCGCGCTCGTCGCGTACGCGCTGCTCGTCGACGGGATCGTGGGCATCTTCGTGACGACGTTCTTCCTCGGGCTCGTCAGCTCGATGATCGGGCCCTCGGTCCAGTCGCGGCTCATGGAGGTCGCCGGCGAGAGCCAGGTGATCGGCGCCGCCCTCAACCACTCGTCGATGAACCTCGGCAACAGCGCGGGCGCCTACCTCGGCGGCGCCGTCATCGCCGCCGGGTTCGGCTTCGCGGCCCCGGGCTGGGTGGGCGTGGCGCTGGCGCTCGTGGGCGTCGTGCTCACCGTGATCAGCTTCCGGCTGCAGAAGACGGGCGACGCTCGTCAGGCGGCGCTCTGTGCGGCTGCGGCCGACGCGGACCACAAGGAGGACACCGACACGGGGTCCGTCTTCGTGGTGCAGGGGCGCTAGCGCCACCGCTGCTGCCGCCCCCGCCGTCGACTCAGCGAGAACCACGCGTGAAGGGACAAAACACCCTCGGGCCCGAAGGTGTTTTGTCCCCTTACGCGTGTTTCGTGAGTGGCGGGCGCGGCGGCGCGGCCGCCGCCGACCAGCGCTAGAAGTTGGTCTGCGCCGGCATGTCGGTCTGCAGCAGGATGCCGTCGGTGATGGCGCGCTTCCGCAGGGCCACCTTGGTGCCGACGTCGTAGCCCGCCACGCGGTACTTCTCACGGATGCGCTTGAGGTAGCTCTTGGCCGTCTCCTCGCTGATGCCGAGCTGGTAGGCCACGGCCTTCACGGGCTCGCCGCCGCCGTAGAGGGCCATGACGCGTCGCTCCTGGGCGCTGAGCTTCGGCACCCCGCCGATCTCGGCGGCGTTGAGCGCGAGGTCGAGCTCGGCGGAGATGTACGACTCGCCCTTGGCGGCGGCACGGATCGCCTCGACGATCATCTCGGCGTCCTCGCTCTTGACGAGGTAGCCGAGCGCGCCGGCCGCGAGGGCCTCGCGGACGACGTTGGGCTCGGAGTAGGTGCTCATCAGCACCGTCTTCACGCCGGTCGTCTTCAGGGTGTTGATCTTGAGCGAGATCGGGATGTTGTCCTTGAGGTCGAGGTCGAGCAGCACGACGTCGACGGGGAACTCGGGGTGCGTCAGCAGCTCGGGCCACGACGCGACGGCGGCGACCATCGAGATGTCGCTGGCCGCGCCCCGGATCCACTCGCTCAGGGCGCCGAGGAGCATCTTGTGGTCGTCGACCAGGGCCAGACGGATGCGGTCGTCGGGTGTCGTCACGGGGCGGTCCTTCTTTCTGAGGAGGTGGTGTCCATGCTAGACGGACGGGTCGCGGTGCAGACCGCCCTGTCGGGGGCGGTCACGACTCGGCGGGGTTGTCGACGATGCAGTGGATGCGCAGGCGGAGGCTGGACTCGTGCGTCGAGGCCGAGTACTCGCCGACGCGCTCGAGGGCGCTCCACGTGGCAGGGGTGACCCGGTTGCGGCGGATGCCCGTCGTCGAGACGACGATCGGGACCTCGACGCTGCGACCGGCCAGCGAGGCGATCGACTGGGTGACGGCGGTGACCGGGCCGAGGGTCAGGGTGATCGCCGCGCTGGGCGCACGGGTGCGCGAGTCGCCGAGCAGCAGCCAGACGGCCTGCAGCAGGCCGTCGCGCTGCGGGGGAGCGAGCAGCCCGGCGAGCGACGACGGGTCGACGAGCGTCACCGAGCGGCCGAGGTACTCGGACTCGGTGACGGCGTGGTGCAGCCACGTCTCGCGTCGGCCCTCGATCAGGTGCAGCCGCAGCTCGGTCGCGAGCGACGCGGCCTGCGACGCCACCTTGGGCGAGAGCGGCAGCGGCACGTCGCCGCCGGCGACGCCGTCGAGCAGCTTCTCGGCGGCGAGGTCGAGACGGGCCAGCTCGTCGCTGGCGAGCATGCCCACGGCGAAGCGCGGCTGCGAGACGTTGCTCTGCACCAGCACGCGGTCGAGCTCGACCTGCACCATCCGCCGGAAGCGCTGCACGACGGACACGGCGACGGCGCTCGGGAGCACGGCGAGGGCGATGATCGAGATCTGCTGCGGCACCGAGTCGGCGGTGAGGGGAGTCGAGGCCACGACCATGACCACGAAGCCGACGAGGAGGAGCCCGACCGCGACCACGATCTCGCGCGCCGGCCGCAGGGTCACGACGGGCAGCAGCCCGAAGCCGACCGCGACGCTCGCCGTCGCGTAGGCGCCGACGTCGTGCAGGGGCCAGATGGCGACGAAGTCGAGGGCGACGACGACGACCATGATGCCGCCGATGACGGCGAAGACCCCGCCGGTGAGGCGTTCGCCCCGGATGGTCACGAGCGCGGCGGTCCCGACGAACACGGCGATGTAGAGGAGCCACGCCACGAGCGCGGGCGCGACCATCGGGTAGTCGCTCAGGTGGCTGAGGAAGAAGACCAGCCCGTAGACGGCCTGCACCGCGGCGACGACCGCCGCGCCGAGCCCGAGGTAGCCGGTGCCGAGGGTCGCGCCGGCCGCACGGGCCTGTCGGAGGGACCTGGCGCCGGTGGAGCCGATCGGCAGGCCGCGGGCGGCACGGCGGCCGCGCTGCACCCCGAGGGTGTTCTCGTCGATGCTCATCGGGGCGCCTCCAGGACGACGGTGGTGCCGGCGCCCGGCGACGAGAACAGGCGGGCGCTGCCGCCCACCTCGCGCAGGCGGCCGACGACGGACTCCTTGAAGCCGAGCCGCTCCTCGCTCACGCCGTTCAGCTCGAAGCCGACCCCGGCGTCGGTGACCATCGCGCGGACCATGGAGTCGTCGTGGATGATCGTGACGTGGGCCTCGGTGACGCCCGCGTGCCGCCGGACGTTCTCGAGGCACTCCGCGAGGGCGAGCAGGAAGGCGTCGAGCACGTGCGTCGGCAGCAGCACCTGCCCGGTGCCGTGCCAGCTCACCTCGAGGCCCATGCGGCCGAAGCGCTGCTTCACCGACTCGAGCGTCTGGCCGAGCGGCGACTCCTCGACGGTCTCGAGCGTGTACTCGCCGGAGGCCTGCGGCTGGGGCGTGCCGCCGAGACGCAGGTGCCGCAGCAGACGTGCGTCCTCGGCGGCCTGCGCCTGCAGCGCCTCGGGGGTGACGCCCACGCCGGAGTGGGCGAGGAGCGTCAGGGTCGCGAGCACGGTGTCGTGCAGGAGGCGCGCGCCCTGCCGGCGCTGCGCCTCCGTCTCGCTCGCCTGGCGTTCCGCACGGTGCGCGTTGCCGATGCTGTAGATGCGACGGGCCGCGAGGGGGACGGCGCGGCCGAGCCAGATGCCGACCACGAAGACGAGGACCCAGCCGAGCACGACGGCCGCGACGGGGAAGGTGAGGACGGATCCCGTGGCCAGCGCGACGCAGGCGACGGAGACGGCGAAGGCGAGGACCGCGGTGACGACACGGATGCGACTCGTGGACAGGACGAACGCGAACGACGCGTTGGCGCCTCCTGCGAGGGGGATGACCGCCGTCGCGACGGCCGCGTCGGCCGGTGCCCCGAACGGGAGGAGGGCCACCACCGTGGCGGCGAGCCCCACGGCCATGCCGCCCAGCACTGCCCAGCGCGAGCCCGACCGTCCGACGACGACCAGGGCCACGACCATCGCGACGACGAGGACGGACACGACGGCGAGGTGAGCGGGCTCGGTCACGCCCGGGAAGGCCAGCGCGACGAGCGACACCCCGGCGCAGGCGATGCCCAGCGTGCGCGTGGTGGAGCTCAGGAGCCGATCGCGTTCCTGGGCGAAGATGTCCATGGTGATCCAACGTGTGCGGACGGTGCGTTACGTGTCTGTCGGGTGACAGCGACCCCTCATGTTTCCACATGTGCAGGCCCTGTGAGGCGCACAGGCTCGCGCGACGCGCCGAGGAGACGCGGATCACTCACGGCGCGGGCAGATGCGGATCGGGGGACGTGTCGGCCGTTCGGGGGACCCGTCGGGCGGGCGGGTCCGGACGGTGCGCGGGCTCAGCTGGCGAGCAGGCGGCCGAGGTGGCGGCCGACGGCGTCGTCCTCGATGAGGAAGCCGTCGTGGCCGTACTCGCTCGAGATCACGACGGCCTCGCCGCCGTCGAGGCCGTTCGGCAGGTGCCGGGCGATCGTCTGCTGGTCGCGGGCGGGGAAGAGCCGGTCGCTGTCGACGCCGAGCACGAGGGTGCGGGCGGTGACCCGACCGAGCGCCTCCTCGACGCCGCCGCGGTCGCGGCCCACGTCGTGCGAGTTCATCGCGCCGAGCAGGGCGACGTAGCTGCCGGCGTCGAAGCGACGCGTGAACTTGGCGCCGTGGAAGTCGAGCCAGCTCTCGACCTGGAAGCGGCCGGGGCCGCCGAGCGGCGAGATGTCGCTCTGCCAGGCACGCCCGAAGCGTGCGGCCAGCTCCTCGGGCGACCGGTAGTTCAGCAGGGCCATCCGCCGCGCGAGGGCGAGGCCGCGCCAGGGACCCTCGCCGTCGACGGCGTCGTAGAAGTCGCCGCCGGCGAAGGCCGCGTCCATTCGGATCGCCTCGGTCTGCACCGTGTTGAGGGCGATCTGGTCGGCGCTCGCCAGGGGAGGGGCGGCCAGGACGGCCAGGCGCTCGACGCGGTCGGGATGCGTGACTCCCCACTCGAGGGCGTGCATGCCGCCCATCGACCCGCCGACGACGGCCGCCCACCGGTGGATGCCGAGCGCGTCCGAGAAGGCCGCCTGCGCGGCGACCTGGTCTCGGATCGTCAGGTGCGGGAACCTCGAGCCCCACTCGACCGCGTCGGGCCCGAACGACGACGGACCGGTGCTGCCCTGGCAGCCGCCGAGCATGTTGGGCGCGACGACGAACCAGCGGTCGGTGTCGACGGCCAGGCCCGGGCCCACGACGCCGCTCCACCAGCCGGCCGTCCGGTGACCGGGGCCCGCCCGGCCGACGACGTGGCTGTCGCCGGTGAGCGCGTGCAGCAGGAGGACGGCGTTGTCCCGCGCGGGGGAGAGCTCGCCCCAGGTCTCGTAGGCGATCCGGACGCGGTCGAGGGCCGCTCCGCTCTCGAGCTCGAGCCGGTCGAGGGGCACGAACGCACGGTCGCCCGGGTCGTCGCCGTCGCGCCACGCTCCGGTGACTGGCGGGCGGGCCAGCATCGCGAGGCGCGTGCGCTCGCTCACGACGCTCGACGGGACGGTGTCCTCGGGGGTGCTCTGCCAGTCCATGTGGTGCCCATCCTGGTCGCCTCGAGGAGGGGCGGCCTGATTGTTACGTCCGCCGCGCCTCCCCGGCCCCTCCTCACGAGGTGCGGAGCGCCTCCTGCGTGACCGCTCGCGCCGCCGGGTCGCGGCCCCGTCTCCCTTCCGGTGGCACGTGGTGGGGTGCGGCGGGTTCCCGTCGCCCGCGGCGGGTCAGCGCCCACCCGCCGCGGGCGACAGGAACCCGCCGGCTTTCAAGCTCGACCCGCCGGGGGTGGCAGGAGCCAGCCGGCTTGGCTCCGCGAGGGTGCGTCCGGGCCGCGCGGGGAGGGTGCGGCGGGTTCCCGTCGCCCGCGGCGCGTCAGCGCCCACCCGCCGCAGGCGACAGGAACCCGCCGGCTTCGGATCGAGACCCGCCACCGGCTACAGGAACCCGCCGGCTTCGAAGCCCGACCCGGCGGGGGCGACGGGGACCCGCCGGGGGCGACGGGGACCCGCCGGGGGCGACGGGGACCCGCCGGGGGCGTCGGAGACCCGCCGACTTCGAGAGGGCAGGTGCCTCACGAGGTGCGGAGCGCCTCCTGCGTGACCGCTCGCGCCGCCGCGAAGCCGGCGTCGAGGTCCGCCTTGAGGTCGTCGACGTTCTCGAGGCCGACCGAGAGCCGCACGAGGCCGGGCGTCACGCCCGTCGTGAGCTGCTGCTCGGGCGTCAGCTGCGAGTGCGTCGTCGAGGCCGGGTGGATGACGAGGCTGCGGACGTCGCCGATGTTGGCGAGGTGGCTGAAGAGGCGGAGCCCGTCGACGAGAGCGCGGCCGGCGTCGACGCCGCCCTTGAGCTCGAACGACAGCACGGCTCCGACGCCGCGCGGGGCGTACTTGTTCGCCGCGGCGTACCAGGGGCTCGTCGGCAGGCCGGCGTACCAGACCGCGGCGACGTCGTCGCGGGCGTCGAGCCACTCGGCGATCTCCTGGGCGTTCTGCACGTGGCGCTCGATGCGGAGGCTGAGCGTCTCGATGCCCTGGATGAGCGAGAACGCGCTGTCGGCGCTGTTCGACGCTCCCAGGTCGCGGAGCAGCTGCACCCGGGCCTTGATGATGTACGCCAGGCTGTCGCCCACCGCCTGCGTGTACACGGCTCCGTGGTACGAGGGGTCGGGCTGGGTCAGCCCGGGGAACCGCTCGGCGTTGTCGCTCCACGAGAACGTGCCGCCGTCGACGATGAAGCCGCCGATCACGGTGCCGTGCCCGCCGAGGAACTTCGTCGCCGAGTGCACGACGATGTCGGCCCCGTGCTCGAGCGGGCGGATCAGGTACGGCGTCGCGATCGTGTTGTCGACGATCAGGGGCACGCCCTCGGCGTGCGCGACGCCGGCGACCTTCTCGATGTCGAGCACGTTGATCTTCGGGTTGCCGATCGTCTCGGCGAAGAAGAGCTTCGTGTTCGGGCGGACGGCGCGGCGCCACTCGTCGGCGTCGTCCTGGTCCTCGACGAAGGTGGTCTCGATGCCGAGCTTCGCGAGCGTGTAGCGGAACAGGTTGTACGTGCCGCCGTAGATGGACGACGACGACACGATGTGGTCGCCCGCCTCGCCGAGGTTGAGCACGGCGAACGTCGACGCCGCCTGGCCCGAGGCGACGAGCAGGGCCCCGACGCCGCCCTCGAGCGCGGCGATGCGCTGCTCGACGACGTCGTGGGTCGGGTTCATGATGCGCGAGTAGATGTTGCCGTTCTCGGCGAGGGCGAAGAGGTCCTGCGCGTGCTGCGAGTCGCGGAACACGTACGAGGTCGTCTTGTAGATCGGCGTCGCCCTGGCGTGGGTCGTCGGGTCGGGGCGGGCCCCGGCGTGGATCTGCTGGGTCTCGAACTTCCAGTCGGGCGTCTCTGCGCTCATGGTGTGCTCCTCGTCCGGGTCGGGGGTGGTGCGGGTGCGAGCCACGGTACGGAGGCGCGGCGCGGGTGTCCACGGCAGGGGACTCGCGGCGTAACGGGCCGGGGACTCGGGGCGTGACGGGCAGCGCTGCCCGGCCGCGCTAGCGTGGACGGCGGCCGCTGGCGGTCACCACCGACGACGGAAGAAGGACGGCACATGGCGAAGCGGGCACTGGTCACGGGAGCGAGCTCGGGCATCGGCGCGGCGACGGTGAGGCTGTTCCGCGCGCGGGGCTGGGACGTGCTCGCGGTCGCCCGGCGTGAGGACCGCCTCCGTGCGCTCGCCGACGAGACCGGGGCGAACTGGTTCCGGGCCGACGTGACGGACGACGACGACGTCGCCGCGCTGCGCGCGCACGTCGACGAGACCGGCCCGCTGCACGTGCTCGTCAACAACGCCGGCGGCGCGTTCGGCCTCGACTCGGTCGAGCACGGCTCGGTCGACGACTGGCGACGCATGTTCGAGGTCAACGTGCTCGGCACGAAGCGCGCCGTGTCGGCGCTGCTGCCCGCGCTGCGACGAGGTGCCGAGGAGGCGGGCGGCGCGGACGTCGTGACGGTCACCTCCATCGCGGGCCACGTCGCTTACGAGGGCGGCGGCGGGTACAACGCGTCGAAGTTCGCCGAGCACGCGCTCGTCGCCGTGCTGCGGCTCGAGCTCGCGGGGGAGCCGATCCGCGTCGTCGAGATCGCGCCGGGGATGGTGCACACCGAGGAGTTCTCGCTCGTCCGCTTCGGCGGCGACAAAGAGCGAGCCGACGCCGTCTACTCGGCGGTGGAGGCGCCCCTCGTCGCGGAGGACGTCGCGGAGTCGATCGTGCACTCGGTCGAGCTGCCGGCGCACGTGAACCTCGACCTGGTGACGATCAAGCCGGTGGCGCAGGCCGCTCCGCACAAGGTCGCGAAGGGGCCGCTGCGCGTCAGCCGCGACTGAGGTCCTGGCCGGCGCCGGCGCCGGTGCCGTCGTCGGTGCCGTCGTCGGTCGTGTCCTGCTCGGCGCGTCTCGTGCGCAGCAGGTCGGCGAGGTCGCCCTCGACGAGCCCCCTGATGCGCTCGTCCCGCCCGTCGTCGTAGCCGGGCTCTGGCGACGCGGCCCAGCCGAGCCGATCGACCACGGTGCTGCCGACGTCGTCCCAGGCGCGCGACCTGGCCGCCTCGACGACGCCGCCGACGAACGCGTCGTCGTCGCGCCTCCTCGTCAGCTCGGCGGCGAGCGCCTTCGCGGTCGCTTCGCGGAGCTTCAGCGCGCCCGCGTCGTCGGTGCGGTAGTCGAACTGGTGCCGGGACTGCCCGTACGCGCGGCCGGTCTGGCGGCGGAGGCGGCGCACCCGGGCGGCCCCGGCGAGCTGCTGCTCGGCGAGGCGGGCCATGTCCTCGCGGACGACCTGGGTCGCCACGTCCTCGTCGAAGGGCAGCGCCTCCTGCAGCGCTCGCCGGATGACGTGGTTGGTCGCCGAGACCACGAGGGCTGAGCGGACGATCAGGAGCCCCTCGTCGACCGACCGCTCTAGGGCGGACCGCTCGGCGCGGCGGCGCTGGCCGGGACCGTGGGGCACAGGCAGCCTCCTGGGGGACGGGCGCCGCAGGGCGACGGGCGGGGGTGGGCGCGCCCCAGGCTAGCGACGTGTCGCCGAGGCTGTGATCCTGCGCCGGGGACCTGTCTACGGTGGCGTCATGACCGCCTCCCCGCTGGACGCCTCCCCGGTGTCCGCCGCCGCGCCTCCTCTGCTCCGTCGCCCGTTCGTGCGCCAGCACTGGGGCGGGCTGGCGTTCGCGCACTGGCGGGTGGAGCCCGAGCGCGTGGCGCCGCTGCTGCCGCCCGGCACCCGTCCCGACGTGCACGACGGGTCGACCTGGGTCGGGCTCATCCCGTTCCGCCTCTCGGGCAGCGCGTTCGGACCGCTGCCCGCCGTGCCGTGGGCAGGCTCCTTCCTGGAGACGAACGTGCGGCTCTACTCGGTCGACGACCTCGGCCGCCGCGGCGTCGTGTTCCGCACCCTCGAGGCACAGAAGCTGCTGCCGGTGCTGGGTGCGCAGGCCGGCCTCGGCCTGCCCTACCGCTGGGCGTCGATGAGCAGGCGAGAACGAGGAGGTGTCGTCGAGTACGCCTCCCGTCGCCACGGCCCCGGAGCGCGACCGTCCAGCCGGCTCGCCGTCCGCCCCCTCGCCGACGAGGTGGTCGGCGACCCCCTCGCGGACTTCCTCACCGCACGCTGGGGCATGCACGTGGCCCGCG from Frigoribacterium sp. PvP032 includes these protein-coding regions:
- a CDS encoding thiamine-binding protein; protein product: MIVAFSVSPSGGPSAGSLDPEAHGDSVHEAVAAAVAVVRASGLPNRTSSMFTEVEGEWDEVMDVVKRATEAVGRYGTRVSLVLKADIRPGRTGELDGKVERLEQALGEQG
- a CDS encoding MFS transporter translates to MIVLTTRRKTLALIALALGGFGIGSTEFVAMGLLPNIAQDLLPGLYARSSDEGIAQAGWLVSAYALGVVVGAPTIAAMSSHLPKKKLLMGLLALFVVGTLLSAVLPTFGWVLGARFFAGLPHGAYFGIASIVAATIMGPGNRGKGVALVLSGLTIANVVGVPSITALGQAQGWRAAYLAVAAIFALTFLAVALAVPRMEGDSSASMRRELSAFKKPQVWLVMGIGAIGFGGFFAVYSYIANAVTEGTGVGEGVVPWVLVGVGVGMTIGNVIGGWASDKNLKAALTVGFIGLITALVAYALLVDGIVGIFVTTFFLGLVSSMIGPSVQSRLMEVAGESQVIGAALNHSSMNLGNSAGAYLGGAVIAAGFGFAAPGWVGVALALVGVVLTVISFRLQKTGDARQAALCAAAADADHKEDTDTGSVFVVQGR
- a CDS encoding response regulator transcription factor; translation: MTTPDDRIRLALVDDHKMLLGALSEWIRGAASDISMVAAVASWPELLTHPEFPVDVVLLDLDLKDNIPISLKINTLKTTGVKTVLMSTYSEPNVVREALAAGALGYLVKSEDAEMIVEAIRAAAKGESYISAELDLALNAAEIGGVPKLSAQERRVMALYGGGEPVKAVAYQLGISEETAKSYLKRIREKYRVAGYDVGTKVALRKRAITDGILLQTDMPAQTNF
- a CDS encoding sensor histidine kinase, with translation MDIFAQERDRLLSSTTRTLGIACAGVSLVALAFPGVTEPAHLAVVSVLVVAMVVALVVVGRSGSRWAVLGGMAVGLAATVVALLPFGAPADAAVATAVIPLAGGANASFAFVLSTSRIRVVTAVLAFAVSVACVALATGSVLTFPVAAVVLGWVLVFVVGIWLGRAVPLAARRIYSIGNAHRAERQASETEAQRRQGARLLHDTVLATLTLLAHSGVGVTPEALQAQAAEDARLLRHLRLGGTPQPQASGEYTLETVEESPLGQTLESVKQRFGRMGLEVSWHGTGQVLLPTHVLDAFLLALAECLENVRRHAGVTEAHVTIIHDDSMVRAMVTDAGVGFELNGVSEERLGFKESVVGRLREVGGSARLFSSPGAGTTVVLEAPR
- a CDS encoding homoserine O-acetyltransferase → MDWQSTPEDTVPSSVVSERTRLAMLARPPVTGAWRDGDDPGDRAFVPLDRLELESGAALDRVRIAYETWGELSPARDNAVLLLHALTGDSHVVGRAGPGHRTAGWWSGVVGPGLAVDTDRWFVVAPNMLGGCQGSTGPSSFGPDAVEWGSRFPHLTIRDQVAAQAAFSDALGIHRWAAVVGGSMGGMHALEWGVTHPDRVERLAVLAAPPLASADQIALNTVQTEAIRMDAAFAGGDFYDAVDGEGPWRGLALARRMALLNYRSPEELAARFGRAWQSDISPLGGPGRFQVESWLDFHGAKFTRRFDAGSYVALLGAMNSHDVGRDRGGVEEALGRVTARTLVLGVDSDRLFPARDQQTIARHLPNGLDGGEAVVISSEYGHDGFLIEDDAVGRHLGRLLAS
- a CDS encoding bifunctional o-acetylhomoserine/o-acetylserine sulfhydrylase; amino-acid sequence: MSAETPDWKFETQQIHAGARPDPTTHARATPIYKTTSYVFRDSQHAQDLFALAENGNIYSRIMNPTHDVVEQRIAALEGGVGALLVASGQAASTFAVLNLGEAGDHIVSSSSIYGGTYNLFRYTLAKLGIETTFVEDQDDADEWRRAVRPNTKLFFAETIGNPKINVLDIEKVAGVAHAEGVPLIVDNTIATPYLIRPLEHGADIVVHSATKFLGGHGTVIGGFIVDGGTFSWSDNAERFPGLTQPDPSYHGAVYTQAVGDSLAYIIKARVQLLRDLGASNSADSAFSLIQGIETLSLRIERHVQNAQEIAEWLDARDDVAAVWYAGLPTSPWYAAANKYAPRGVGAVLSFELKGGVDAGRALVDGLRLFSHLANIGDVRSLVIHPASTTHSQLTPEQQLTTGVTPGLVRLSVGLENVDDLKADLDAGFAAARAVTQEALRTS
- a CDS encoding SDR family NAD(P)-dependent oxidoreductase; amino-acid sequence: MAKRALVTGASSGIGAATVRLFRARGWDVLAVARREDRLRALADETGANWFRADVTDDDDVAALRAHVDETGPLHVLVNNAGGAFGLDSVEHGSVDDWRRMFEVNVLGTKRAVSALLPALRRGAEEAGGADVVTVTSIAGHVAYEGGGGYNASKFAEHALVAVLRLELAGEPIRVVEIAPGMVHTEEFSLVRFGGDKERADAVYSAVEAPLVAEDVAESIVHSVELPAHVNLDLVTIKPVAQAAPHKVAKGPLRVSRD
- a CDS encoding YqjF family protein gives rise to the protein MTASPLDASPVSAAAPPLLRRPFVRQHWGGLAFAHWRVEPERVAPLLPPGTRPDVHDGSTWVGLIPFRLSGSAFGPLPAVPWAGSFLETNVRLYSVDDLGRRGVVFRTLEAQKLLPVLGAQAGLGLPYRWASMSRRERGGVVEYASRRHGPGARPSSRLAVRPLADEVVGDPLADFLTARWGMHVARGGQTRYWPNEHASWSLRRAELVDLDDELVADSGLPGITDREPDSLLWSDGVDTVFAPPGGRWEAPRD